AAACCTTCCAGGCGACGTCGTCGCCGTTCACGGTGCCGTCGAAGATTTCGGTGGAGTTACCCTCGGCGCCCTGCGTGCCGGTCAGCGTGCCGCCCGAGCTCGCCAGTGACAGCGTCGCCTTGCGCTCGCCCATCGGCGTCGTCATCGTGAGATTCCAGTTTCCGTCCACCGCCATTGATGTCTCCCCTCCAGATGAAAAACGTGCGCGGGTATAGCCCATCTTGCCGCGCGCGCCTAGTTCGCGGCTGCGGCGATCAGGCGCGGGCGGCAGCGCGCAGCCGGTTGCCGACCAGGAAGCGGAAAGCGACGTACTGGATCGCGAAGGCCGCGATCTTGGCACCGACCAGCACCACCGACACGTAGAATGCCCACAGCTTGATGTCGCCGGTCGCCGCGACCGCGATGGTCCCGGCGGCGAGGATGAACATCAGCCCGGCCCAGGCGTAGCCGGCGAGGGTGGCGTATTCCGGGATGGTCTCGGTCACGATCGGCGGCAGATAGCGCAGCATCCAGCCGCGCTTGAGCATGATGGCGCCGATCGCGATGTGGCCGATCGCGGGCTTTGCCAGCACGAAGCGCGGATCGTTGGTCAGCAGCGTCGCGCCGCCCAGCACGATGACGAGTCCAAGGCTTGCCCAGGTCATGTAGCCGAGCGTCTGTCCCTTGACGCGCGCATAGACCACCTGCGCAATCGCACCCACGATGGCGACAGCGGTGGCGATCAGGACATTGTCGGTGGCGAGATAGACCACCAGGAACACGATGGTGGAGAGGAAGTCGCTCGCGAGCCTGGCAAATACGCTCTTCATCGTCGTGGTTTCCGTTTCCTCGTGATGATCGTTGTGATGTTGTTATGTCGGCGCCTAGCGTGAGGGTAGCGCGCCGGTCGGCGGCGCGCCGTACTTGGCCGCGCGATAGTGCGGATACCAGCGGGTGAAGCACACCGCAGCGTTGCGTGCGGCGAAGGCGATCAAGAGCCCGGTCCACAGCGGCAGGGCCGGGACGCAAAGTACCGCGACGTTGCCGATCAGCATGAGCAGCGTCGCGGCGGTCCAGGCTCCGGTGATCAGGTAGTTGGCGTGGATGAAGCCGGGCAGCTTCGCGATCTCGGCATCGACCTGCTCCACCGCGTATTGCCGCGTGAAGGGATGGCCGATCAGGATCGAGCCGAGCGACACCACGAGGATGCCGGCATCGACGGCGATATTCACTGCGATGCTGCTCGGCGTCGCATCGACGAACGTGAGATAGAAGCCGACGGCGGTGAATACGATCACCGAACCGACGCCGAGGATCTTGATGCTGCGGCCGCGCGCGATATCGAACGCAATGACGGCAAGGCAGATCAGTGCGGCGGCGAGCAGGCTCACCGTGGCCGAGGTCACCAGCATCAGCGTGGCGAAGGCACCGTAGGGAGCGAGGATCAGGAAGATCGTCATCGGAAGCCTCGAAGGCTAATCTTTACATCGTAAAGATACCCTAGAGGCGGGCCGGCGGAGCGTCAAGCGAAATCTTTACAGTGTCAAAATCGTGATGCAGCCGGATAAAATGGAAGAATGTCAATGTCTTGAAGTTTTGGTAGGTGGCGATCGGCTGCCCGGGTCGTCATGCCCTGGAGAAGCCCGGGCATGACGTGAACGGAGTCGTGCGCAGCCGCTACCGTGCCCCGACCCAATTGCCGTGGAAGCCATCCGGCACGCGGTGGCCGAGATGGACCAGCGCGGTCGGACCCGCCTCGACGTCCTGCGCGTTGAACACGGCAAGGTCACTGCGGTTTTCGCGGGCGCGCCAGACCACTGCGAGCAGCCAGCCGTCGCCCTCCGCGGCGTCAGCGCTGCGCTCGACGAACACGGGTTCGGAGATGGTGTCGCCGGCGGGCAGCAGGTAGTGGCCAAGCCGCCTGCCGCGGCCGTCGACATGCACGATGCCCGACAGCGCGCCGAACATCGGCAGATCGGGGTTGGCGCAGGCGTACCAGCCGTGATTGCTGGCAAAGCCGGCGCGGCGATCGTCGACGCGGGGGAATTCGCCGGTGAGGTCGTCGAGATAGGTTTGCGTGAAGCTGTCGGTGTTCCCCGAAAGATCGAACGTCCAGCGGCAATAGCGCGCGCGGTTCTTCTTTGGGTCGGTCTGCGAGCCGTCGGGATGGTTGAACAGCGGCGCTTCCTCGAACTGCATCACGTCGGCGATGATGCGGTTGCCGTCCTCCCACGCGTTCATGACATGGAAGACGTAGCAGGTCTCGGCGCGGAACCAGACGATGTCCTTGGATGAACCGCTGCGCTTCATCACGCCGACATAGGCGCCTTTGTCCGGCTCCCAGGCGTAGGGCGCCTGTCCGCGAATCGCGCGCTGCATGCTGCCGGTGATCGGCAGGATCGGAAACAGCACATGGTTCTCGGTGACGATGAAGTCGTGCACCATGCTGGCATAGGGCGATTCAAAGCGTTCGAACCGCGTCACCACGCCGGATGAGCTCACCGCGCCGAACGACAGCGCCGGCGTCAGCGGGCCCGCGGCGTTGTAGCCGAAGAACACCATCTCGCCGGTGATCGGGTCGATCTTGGGGTGTGCGGTGAAGGGGCCTGATATCGCGCCCTTGTAGTCGCAATAGCCAAGGCGATTGAGCGTGCCGGGCTCGATCTCGGTCGGCAGATGGCCTTCCTCGAGCGCGAGCAGGCGGCCGCCATGGAAGATGATGTTGGTGTTGGCGGCGCCGCCATCGGTCGTGATGTCGGCAGGGGCGTCCGGCATCTTGCGGCCGAAGCCGCCGAACAGCGCGCGGCCGGCATCGTGCTCGGCCTGCCACTTCGGCGTGCGGACCCAGCGGTTGCGGTAGCTGGCGCGGCCGTTCTCGAGATGGAAGGCGTGCAGCATGCCGTCGCCGACGAACCAGTGCGCACCCGGCGCCTCGAATTGCGGATTGGGACCGTTGCGGTACAACGTGCCGTTCAGCACGCGCGGCAATTCGCCGGAAATTTTCAGGAACGGCGCATCGGCTTCAAACGGGATCGGCGCCAGATTCGTGCGCGCGGTGTTGGACGTGACCTGGTCGAGCATTCCGCATCTCCCTGCATTATGATCTTTACATCGTAAAGATATCAGTAGGGATGACGCCATCGATCGTCAAGCAAAATCTTTACAGTGTAAAAATTGCGACCTATAAGGGCCGGATGGCAAGATTATCCAAAGAAAACAAGGCGGCTCGCCCGGCACGGGCTCCGGCGCGCCGGGTTGCGCGTGCCGCCGCCGATCGTCCGGCACCGCGGCGCCGGGCCAACGACACGCCGTATCATCATGGCGATCTGCACGAGGCGCTGCTGAGGGCCGCCGAGCGCGTGCTCGAGCGCGATGGATTGGCCGGGCTGACATTGCGTGCGGTGGCGCGCGAAGCCGGTGTGTCGCATGCGGCTCCCACACATCATTTCGGCGATCTCACCGGTTTGCTCAGTGAACTTGCAGCGATCGGTTTTCGGCAATTCGGCCAGGCGATGGCGGCGGCTGACGCTTCGGCGGCGACGCCGGCCGAAAAGGGCGCGGCGAGCGCCAAGGCCTATGTCGCCTATGCGCAGGCGCATCCCGGAATGTATGGGCTGATGTTCCGCAGTGAGCGGCTCGATCATGCGCGGCCGTCGCTGCACGAGGCGTCGGAGGCGTCGTTCGCCGGGCTGACCCGTGGCGTCGGTGCCAGCCGACACGAGCAGATTTCCAAGGAGCAGCTTACGCTGGACCAAGCGGCCGCAATCGCGTCGGCCTGGTCGCTGGTGCACGGTTTCACGATGCTGCTGCTCGACGGACGCCTCAAGACCATTCTGGATCGGTCGCCCCAGGGCACATCCGTGGAAGCGTTGTTGACCGCGATCCTGCGATTGTCCGCAAGCCGCTCGGCACGGCCGTAACCAAGCAACCCTCGTCGTGCTGGCGCAAAGCAGAAGGCCTAGCGTTTCACAAGCAACGTCGTGCGGCCGCTCTGTCCGATCGTCTTCACCTTGTCTGCGCCGCACTTGAAATCGCGGGCGAATTCGTCGGCGGCCTGCCGCGCCAGCTCGTTGGCGTTGGGATTGGCGGTGACGTCGACATAGGCGACGTGACAGACGTCGCCCGGCGGTAGCCGCGTCACGGCGAGCATTGCCCGTGAGACCGGGCCGCCGCGCTTGTCCTGCTCACTGTTGTCGGCGATCTGCCAGCGCTGGATGATCGCGAAGGGCTTGCTGCCCGCGGCACGCCATTCGACGGTGTCGCCGGTCGAGCTGAACGGGCCGAACCAGGCCTGCGCTGCCGGTTCCTTGGCTGCCGCCGCGCGGTTTCGGCCGACCGAGACCACTTCGCGCAGGTCGCCCTCGTTGATCAGCACCACGAGCCCGGATTTTCCGGGGCAGACCCGCGTGCTGCTGCCGTCCTCCTCGTTGGGCTTGCCGATCATGCGGCAGGCCTTCGGCGCGGTCGAAGTATAGCTGCTGCTGATCGTCTCGGAGGCAGCCTGACCAGGATTTGCGCTGGCAAGCGCCACAACGATTGTTGCAAAAGCAAGGTATTTCATCGGGGGAAACCTGCGATCCGGACGTTACTTTGTGTCTGACTTATGCAATCTGGGGAAGGTTCAACAGACACGCGGGAAACACCTGACAGGCGCGCGGAATCGTCCTAGAAGGGCGGCTTCGCAACTTCTGTCGCGTGCACCTTGCGTGCCTTAGCCTCGATCGACATGCCCGCATCATTATCGCACAAGCCCTATCGCGTCGGCCGTTCCCGTACTGGCCTTGGCCTTTTCGCCACCAAGCCGATCAAGAAGGGGACCAAGATCATCCGCTATTTCGGGCCGTTGCTCGACTCGAAGAAGAAGGATGAGGACGCGATCGAGAACAAATATCTGTTCGAGCTCACCAATCGCTGGACCATCGACGGCTCGATCCGCGAGAACGTCGCCCGCTACATCAACCATGCCTGCAGGCCGAACGCGGAATCCGACGTCAAGCCCCGCAAGCGCAAGGTGTTCATCCGCGCCATCAAGGACATCGAGCCGGGCGACGAGATCAACTACGATTACGGGACCGACTATTTCAAAGCCTATCTGAAGCCGATCGGCTGCAAATGCGACGCCTGCGAGAAGAAGCGCAAGAAGAAGCGCGCGGAGGCGAGGGCGGAGCGGCTTCGGCTGAAGGAAAAGGCCGAGCGGAAAGCCAGGCGCGAGGCCGAGAAGCTCGCCGAGCAGCGGGCCAAAGCCAGGGCAAAGAAGACGAACGGCGCCAAGGCAAACGGCAAGGCAAACGGCAAGCTGAACGGCACGCAACTGAACGGTCATTCTCTCGTCAAGGCTGCCGGCAAGAAGGCTGCCGCCCCGAAGCGCGGCGCCGCGCGGGTGCTCCAAGCCTGACGCTGCGCTCCGGAATCGGGGCGTGTGCTCATGACGTCTTGCGCGGCGAGATCGACTGCGTCGCCTCGCCGAGGCACTGACCCGCGAGGCATCCGGTCCGGCGATTGGCTGCGATGCGTGCCAACGATGGACGGCCGAATTGGCTCGTCGACTTCGGATCGGGGGCAGAGCCAGCAATGACCATGACCTCTACCCATAAAGGCGCAGACGTCAGTTTCTGACGGCCAAGCGGAAATCTTACGATCAGCCAGAGCATTACCGCTCGTGACCCTGGCCCGACATCACTCTTTTGCTCCCTTTGGTGCCACGGCGGCGTCGCGTAGCCTATCGCGAGCTGCCGTGAAGCGAGAGGTGCCGAGATGCTCGCTTGGAGAACGAGCAGTGATCATCGTGCAAGCAATAGAAGCGCTGAAAATGGAGTAATCATCGTACGGAGGGCCTCATGAAAAAGCTTCTGACATTGGCAGCCTTGATCGCACTGGCGGGTCCGACACTGGCGCAAGATGCCGGGACTATCGTCAAACCAGATGCTCTGACGTGGAAGGACAATCCGAACGTTCCGAAGGGTGGCCAGGTCGCGCTCCTGGCAGGTGATCCTACGAAAGCTGGCAGCGTGGTGATTCAGCGCGTCAAGCTTCCTCCCAACTATAAGGTTCCGCCGCATACTCATCCCTATGCCGAGACCGTCACGGTGATCAGCGGTAGCGTCGGCTGGGGCATGGGCGAGAAGTTTGACCCCGCCAAAGGCGAGATGGTCAAGGCGGGTGCCTTCGAGATGATGCCGGCGAGGCACGCTCATTATGTTTGGACGGAAAACGAGGAGGCGATCCTCCAGATTCAATTCACCGGCCCAGGAGGCATCGACTATATCGATCCGGCTGATGATCCCCGCAAGAAGACGCAGTGATGCATGAGGTCCGCTATTGCGCCGCCATCAGGGGCACAGCGGACCTCATACGCGTCCTGACTGCGGCGCGGATTATGATGCGTACGCGCCCGAGGGAGGGGATTCCAGACATCTGCGCCCTTATGAGTGGACGCCATAACCGCCGGGCTTGCGCGCCGATGCGGGCAGCGGGGCGTCGCCGAAATCGAGCGTCGAGCGTTGGACGATCGTGCCGCGCTCGTCGATGACAAGGCGGAAACGGCGGTGTTCCGAGAAGAAGGTCAACCGATGTCGACCGGCATCGTTGTCGACCCCTCGTTCCGACAGCGTCGTGATCTTGCCGGATCGCATTTGGTCCTGCAGCAGCGACACAGTGATGCCGAGGCCGTCGGCGACGATATCGGCATCGACCTCGAACGTGCTGTCAGTGAATGCAATCGTCGTCATGATGCCCTTTCGGGACGCGGCAGGTAGGCACATTCGGCAAGCGTGGTTCCGTCGAGCTCGCGCATGAAGGCCTCGCGGGCCGCCGCGAGCCTTGCTTTCAGCCGGCAGCGCGGCAGCAGCACGCACTCGCCGCCATCGTCCCTGAAGCATTCGACCAGTGCGCTGCCGCCCTCGAGCGCGCGCACCACCTCGCCGAGCGTGATCGCCTGCGGGGCGCGCGCCAGCGAGAATCCGCCACCTGCGCCGCGCTGGGTCGCGATGAAGCCGGCCTCGGCGAGATCGCGCACCACCTTGGCAAGGTGATTGCGGGAGATGCCGAACTCGGCCGCGATCTCGCTCGTGGCAAACGAGCGGTCCGGCTCGCCGGCTACCCGCATCAGCGCGCGGAGCGCAAAATCCGTGAATGATGTCAGGCGCATGGAAGCCCTTCGAAATCGGCGCTTGGCGGATCCGCTATAGCAGTCTAAATGGGTATTTGAAATACCTATTTAGGATGTGAGCGATGACAGCAGCAGAGCGCCGCGAGGAGATCACCGCGGAGATCGTCGCGCGGACCGGGATCACCGAGGCCATGATCGAGCAGCTGGTGCACGGATTCTACGCCAAGGTCCGCAAGGACCCGATGATCGGGCCGGTGTTCGAGGCCAGGATTATCAATTGGGAGCCGCATCTGGCCCAGATGTGCGCGTTCTGGTCGTCAGTCGCGCTGATGACCGGTCGCTATCACGGCACGCCGATGGTCAAGCATATGAAGCTGCCCGTCGATGCCGCGCATTTCGACCGCTGGCTCGAACTGTTCGAGGCAACGGCGCATGAACTGTGCCCGCCTGTCGCAGCACTTCATTTCATCGAGCGCGCGCGGCGCATCGCGTCGAGCCTCGAAATGGGCGTCGCCAGCGGGCAGGGCGTGATGCTGGGAGTGGGGGAGAGGTTTCGGCGACACAAGGCGGGAGCCGTATAGTAGGGTCATCGGTCGCCCCGTCATTGCGAGGAGCGTAGCGACGAAGCAATCCATGCTTCCGCACATGCGGCTCGGTGGATTGCTTCGCTTCGCTCGCAATGACGGCAGGCGACAGCGTGCTACGCCGTCACTGCACCTTCACTCCTCCGCAATCCGACATATTGCAGCTCGGCGAACACGCCGGTGGCGATCGCCTGGGCGAGGATCACGATGGTCCCGAACAGGTTCGGCGATACGGTGCCCGAGAGCAGCAGCGCGATGCTGGCCAGCGTCCAGGCCGCGTTGCCGGCGACCACGAGGATCACGGGTCCTTTCGGCAGCGAGGTTCGCGCGGCGAGAAAGCCGACCAGCGCGGTGTAGGCGATCAGGAACAGCCCGGTCTCGCGCAGCAGCGCTTCCGGCAGGCCGAGCAGCGATGCCAGCGCACCGGCGTCGAGCACCATTGCTATGGCGGATACGCCGCTGAAGACCGCGTCGGCAAGCAAAGCGCGGCGCAGCAGCTGGGACGAATGGATCATGGCAGTGTCTCCTCTGGTTGGGATGGGTTGGTCAACGGAACAGGGACCGCAGCTGGCGCCAGAGCCGGAACGGACACAGCGCCCTGCCGACCCTCATCTCGACCGCATAGACCTGCGCGAACACGAACAGGCCGGTGTGGTGCACCAGCGGCTGCGGCATGTTGAGCGAGCGCGCGAGGAGCCAGGTGGCCAGATGGACCAGCCACGGGATCAGGACGGCGATGGCGCGGATAAGGGACAGCATCAGCATGGTCATCTCCTGTGCCGTGGAAGATGAGCCGGCCCGCGCGCCAATTCGATTACCTCGGGCGTAATGGAACGGGCGAATTTCGCATGGTAGGTTTTGCACCATGAACGCACATGCATCCATGGCGCGGGCCGAGCCCGCAAAACCCGTCCTGATCGGCGAACACCTGCGCGAGTGGCGGCAGCGCCGCCATCTCAGCCAGCTCGACCTTGCCGTCGATGCCGAGGTCTCGGCGCGGCATCTGAGCTTCGTCGAGACCGGCCGCTCGGCGCCGTCGCGCGACATGGTCCTCAAACTGGCGGAGCGCCTCGACGTGCCCCTACGCGAACGCAACGTGCTGCTGGTCGCCGCGGGCTTCGCACCCGCATTCCCACAACGCTCGCTGGACGATCCCGCCCTGAAATCGGCGCGCGAGGCGATCAATCTGGTGCTGAAGGCGCACGAGCCCAATCCGGCGCTGGCCTATGACCGGCACTGGAATCTGGTCTCTGCCAACCGCATGGTGGCGCCGCTGCTCGAGGGCGT
This Bradyrhizobium sp. CCBAU 53421 DNA region includes the following protein-coding sequences:
- a CDS encoding inner membrane-spanning protein YciB, which produces MKSVFARLASDFLSTIVFLVVYLATDNVLIATAVAIVGAIAQVVYARVKGQTLGYMTWASLGLVIVLGGATLLTNDPRFVLAKPAIGHIAIGAIMLKRGWMLRYLPPIVTETIPEYATLAGYAWAGLMFILAAGTIAVAATGDIKLWAFYVSVVLVGAKIAAFAIQYVAFRFLVGNRLRAAARA
- a CDS encoding carotenoid oxygenase family protein, translated to MLDQVTSNTARTNLAPIPFEADAPFLKISGELPRVLNGTLYRNGPNPQFEAPGAHWFVGDGMLHAFHLENGRASYRNRWVRTPKWQAEHDAGRALFGGFGRKMPDAPADITTDGGAANTNIIFHGGRLLALEEGHLPTEIEPGTLNRLGYCDYKGAISGPFTAHPKIDPITGEMVFFGYNAAGPLTPALSFGAVSSSGVVTRFERFESPYASMVHDFIVTENHVLFPILPITGSMQRAIRGQAPYAWEPDKGAYVGVMKRSGSSKDIVWFRAETCYVFHVMNAWEDGNRIIADVMQFEEAPLFNHPDGSQTDPKKNRARYCRWTFDLSGNTDSFTQTYLDDLTGEFPRVDDRRAGFASNHGWYACANPDLPMFGALSGIVHVDGRGRRLGHYLLPAGDTISEPVFVERSADAAEGDGWLLAVVWRARENRSDLAVFNAQDVEAGPTALVHLGHRVPDGFHGNWVGAR
- a CDS encoding TetR/AcrR family transcriptional regulator: MARLSKENKAARPARAPARRVARAAADRPAPRRRANDTPYHHGDLHEALLRAAERVLERDGLAGLTLRAVAREAGVSHAAPTHHFGDLTGLLSELAAIGFRQFGQAMAAADASAATPAEKGAASAKAYVAYAQAHPGMYGLMFRSERLDHARPSLHEASEASFAGLTRGVGASRHEQISKEQLTLDQAAAIASAWSLVHGFTMLLLDGRLKTILDRSPQGTSVEALLTAILRLSASRSARP
- a CDS encoding SET domain-containing protein, giving the protein MPASLSHKPYRVGRSRTGLGLFATKPIKKGTKIIRYFGPLLDSKKKDEDAIENKYLFELTNRWTIDGSIRENVARYINHACRPNAESDVKPRKRKVFIRAIKDIEPGDEINYDYGTDYFKAYLKPIGCKCDACEKKRKKKRAEARAERLRLKEKAERKARREAEKLAEQRAKARAKKTNGAKANGKANGKLNGTQLNGHSLVKAAGKKAAAPKRGAARVLQA
- a CDS encoding cupin domain-containing protein, whose protein sequence is MKKLLTLAALIALAGPTLAQDAGTIVKPDALTWKDNPNVPKGGQVALLAGDPTKAGSVVIQRVKLPPNYKVPPHTHPYAETVTVISGSVGWGMGEKFDPAKGEMVKAGAFEMMPARHAHYVWTENEEAILQIQFTGPGGIDYIDPADDPRKKTQ
- a CDS encoding DUF6522 family protein, with product MTTIAFTDSTFEVDADIVADGLGITVSLLQDQMRSGKITTLSERGVDNDAGRHRLTFFSEHRRFRLVIDERGTIVQRSTLDFGDAPLPASARKPGGYGVHS
- a CDS encoding Rrf2 family transcriptional regulator, whose product is MRLTSFTDFALRALMRVAGEPDRSFATSEIAAEFGISRNHLAKVVRDLAEAGFIATQRGAGGGFSLARAPQAITLGEVVRALEGGSALVECFRDDGGECVLLPRCRLKARLAAAREAFMRELDGTTLAECAYLPRPERAS
- a CDS encoding group III truncated hemoglobin, which encodes MTAAERREEITAEIVARTGITEAMIEQLVHGFYAKVRKDPMIGPVFEARIINWEPHLAQMCAFWSSVALMTGRYHGTPMVKHMKLPVDAAHFDRWLELFEATAHELCPPVAALHFIERARRIASSLEMGVASGQGVMLGVGERFRRHKAGAV
- a CDS encoding helix-turn-helix domain-containing protein, with product MNAHASMARAEPAKPVLIGEHLREWRQRRHLSQLDLAVDAEVSARHLSFVETGRSAPSRDMVLKLAERLDVPLRERNVLLVAAGFAPAFPQRSLDDPALKSAREAINLVLKAHEPNPALAYDRHWNLVSANRMVAPLLEGVPQRLLGQPFNILRLAFHPEGLAPRTVNLAEWAAHLLERLHRQCEATADPELLKLYQDLKSYPIPARSAPITTDNNVALPFKLRLDGEILSFISTTMVFGTPVDITLQELALETFFPADELTAERMRQMAAAMG